In Leptodactylus fuscus isolate aLepFus1 chromosome 2, aLepFus1.hap2, whole genome shotgun sequence, one genomic interval encodes:
- the LOC142196006 gene encoding sarcolipin-like: protein MERSTQELFLNFMIVLITVLLMWILVKSYQS, encoded by the coding sequence ATGGAGCGTTCAACTCAGGAGCTGTTCCTCAACTTCATGATCGTCCttatcacagtcctcctcatgTGGATCCTTGTGAAATCTTACCAAAGCTAG